The region tacatagttgtactagtttttcAGTTGTATCAGTTTGTGCATAGTTGTACTTTGGTACTTTGgtagtgaaataaaaaaaatattagttgtacCACATAATTAATACAATTACCTTATTTGTATtacttatttatgtttatatgaCATTGCCGGTTACAATAAAATCTTCAATTTCGTAAATATACATTTCATATATACTTTCCAAAAATCATGTGGACAAATaagttaacaaaccttaaaagtataagaTAGATCAAGTAAAGTTATGgaattgtataatatttttttttccaaaacttcaaaaaaattaagagacttTTTGAGTACAAACCAATTGGGATATGTGATTGTTTTTGGGAAATTTtcgcaaataccacattcatagtatcacttttcatatttacactaaccacttttactttcacttttaataaaggtataaaatatttataccctAAGAGTtattaatctagacttaggtttagagttgagaggtgggtcgggtagggtttttggaatcacttaggattctaataaatatataaataaatacttaatttttttaataatattaaatttacatgttatattaaattaattataaactaatataataaaattgtgaaaatacatttaaaattaagagagtttttatatatattatgttgctATCTgagaacaatatttttattataaagttaaaaattaaaatataaaacaatttataattaaatattagacaaacaaaaatatttatataaagatatttctaagctatttctaatatatgagtGTTGTAAATTTGTTAACATAATAATAAGTACATAGTTTGCTGAACGTTTTTTGACATAtgtaaataatttgatgtttgatttaactatttaaaatcataaatagtAATTTAACTTGTGACTGAGttcaaaacaatttttcttGCTTTTACTTTAAACATGTTTAAGTTTAATCCGTGAAACACTATAGCTTCAGTTGACcactaaaacaataaaaaaatgaacaaaataaaaaataaaatttcatttgagaaattgcaaaaaaaaaaattgttcaatttgttccttatcaaaattgcaTAGGGAAAATAATGTTTCTTATAAATTCATTCCTCCATGGGGAATTTAGAAGGAAAAAAATGGAAtctatttttcaataatttgattaaaatttCGACATAATTGGTATAAATTTTGAGGAACAAAGAattcaccataatttttttccttcaacATGTTCACTAATTAGAGTTTTATTATGCTGATTTtagtattaataaaacataaaataataagtattctTAAGATGATTATGTCCGTATGTGCGGGCAAACACCTagttatttagtaaaactgacGCTTCTAATAAATTATTCTCATTACAATGATTTATAGATCTAAACTTAAATATGGCACGGTGCGCATAAGAATTCTCTTTACATTCTAAGATTTAGTACACCTATAAACAACTAATTAAAtgattacacaaatttaaacataaaactagattccgggtatattttttgttttaatttaatagaatagaagTTTCATCTAATTATCTTAACtccaattattttaattatttataatatattttgtattatttatttatttattcaaatggtgtattttcttttataaaaaatattgtaattattttttcgtttgaaaacatatatatttgttgCCATGAATGAGAAAAAACATATATTGGGTTTGTTCAGATATTTAATGGGctctgttttaaattttatatatccaATGACCAGGAAAACGTAACTGTTTAGCTTAGAAAATAAATCGTGGTTTCTAATGGATACAGTtatacaaaaattgtttttttttttaatgtaagtCCAGTGgcaaaaaaaagtaatattccAGGTAGTTGTAGGGGCAAAAGATAAGGATGATcctgaattaataatattgatatatattaaattataaattataaaaaaaaaacattccttaataattatttttgtcgACACAAAACAATCCCGCAGTCCCGCGTTTTTCAAAGCAAATCAGAAGCTAGTAATTCATTTTAACACCGATAATACAGCCAACTTAACTGATTATTAATCATCTTGAAATAATAGTAACCACTTAATTTTATGAGATCTTGACTTATTTTAATTTGACGATCCGTCGATGACAGCACGCTTTAACGGTGCTTGCTCCTGGTTTCGCTGCTGTACAACCTGTCATGCAACAACATAACAACCACAAGGTCCACAATCTGTCATGTTTGTACGTAATCAAACCGAAACCAACTGTATTATGGAATATCTACCAAAGATTGCAATGTTAATTCTTTGTTACAAAGAAATCAAGATCACTAAcaaactgaattttttttatgaagtgTTACTATATTTACTTACCAGTCATAAACCGTGGGAGAATTAGGATGAGAAGGTTTATCAAAGACATTAGCACCAATCTCCCTTGTGGTCACATTACTTGCTGGATGAAATACACTTCTCCACACATCCACTTTCCGGCCAGATCCTGGTGTGGCCGGGGTAGTCGGACTCGCTGGTAGAGACGCTGATCCGCCCACCATTGTTGCTTCTAAGAATCATTGTATATTTAAGTGTATTGTTCAAGCTAGTTAAACCGGTAGTATTGTTTACCAAGAGAATTAGAGAACAACATAATATGATACtcaaatttttaaatgtttcagTTTACCTTTCGTATTGTTCAGGCTAGTCAAACCGGTGGAGATTCGCCTGAGATGGCCACGGCCACGGGCTTCAGGTTGAGGACCAGCCACGACGTCGTCCCAGAGGTTTTCAAGTACacccattttttattttgcttaGAGAGATCATCTGTTCACGTCCCTCCTTTAAATACATAACACGATCTGGTTTGGTGTTATTTGAATAGGTCCGGCCAAAGAGATTGGGTTCATCCCTTTGGTTTATTGAAATGTATAAATACGAGAAGTAAACCATAACAATGTGTGTTTTATTGATAGTTTTCCTCCAAGAATTGAACCGAGATAACCGGTGATACAAACTGAAACAAATCAGTTAGTTATCCACCGGTTTAACTGACCAGTCTTAACAACTTTGGACACGTGACAATCAAATCAAATTGCAAATTCGCGAGCTGGTCTCTTGCAAAAATTTGTCCGTTtcttttggagataagtgagaCTGAAGCTTTCAATgtcaaaaatagttttttgtttCGATTTCTTTATACATATAATCTTTGCGTACACAACAATTAAAGCCTGccgttatttttattataacaaaatatttttttattgcatacACATTCCTCTATGCCCTCAACTTAAATTAGGAAGTTCTCACGCTTCTAAAAACATGTCTCCAGCACGAGACGGCGAAAACAAACGTGAAATGTTAGTCCTAAACTGAGCAAAATAGAGTTTTACAGAACCAAGGCGGCACGGCCAATTCTGAAATTTAGGTAGTCATAGACAATTTAGgacaataaaatagaaaaattcaaCAATTTAGAGGTATATATTTTCTCTTAAATCTGGAACCAAAACCAACAGAACTAACCACACTTGAAGTTTCTTTACTTGAGTGTGAAGTAAAAATGTATCAACAGTCAAAGTGAAGTAAACATGTATCAACAGTCGAAGATTATTATCTCTTATTCATGACTCCTTAATCTATTAAGTAAGATTTAGACTTAAGTCTTTGACGATCACATGATATTCTTCACAGATCAATCTCAAACCTAGGAAAGCGACTGTAAAAATCTGAAACTGTCAAAGTTCTGAAACAGAAAACTTCAAACACAAAGAGGAACACTTTTGACTAgtgtatatctatatatatatatatatattgatgatcTTAGAACCCCTttagatcatcatcatcgtctttCCAATTTTCCTTAGCTTTTTTCGACAAATCTTCCACGCCCTTGTCAACATCATGCCGTTCCCTATCCGCCTCCTCACCGGACCCAACCACTGCCTCTGTGACCTTCTGAGCTGTGCTCTTAGCCGTCTCCCACGCATCTTTCACTGTCTCCATAGTCTTTCCCCAACATCTTGGGCCTTTTCCTTAAACCCCTGAGCCAAATCCTCTGatttctcctttgaatcctctgcATATTCCTTGGCTCTATCTTTTGTCTCTTCCGCTTTATCTTTCGTCTTCTCTTTCACATCATAAGCTTTGTCCTTGGCCTTCTCTTTCGTCTCGTAAGCTTTATCAGCTGCTCTACTCGCTCCTTCATTCACTTTATCCTTAGTCTCTTCCGCATAACCTCTCGTCTTCTCTTTCACATCATAAGCTTTGTCCTTAGTCTTGTCTTTCATATCATAAGCTTTGTCCTTAGCTTGCTCTTTGCAAGCCTCTAAGTCTTCGCCAGATTCTTCTCTCCATTTCCTTGAATCATTTGCCAAATCAGCCCTTGAGTCTCTTGCTTTCTCTACTGGATCGTTTCTTCCCTGTAAAAACAGAACAATCACTTCTTTCAAGTTTCAAGTTTCAAGTTTCACCTTGTGTTAATAAGGAGAACTCAAAGATATGTCTGATAAACGAAGGGGGAATAAAATCATAACTACTGATTAGCCGTTAAAGTATCTTCAACTTGATTTCTTGCAAGTAAAGccttattcaaaaaataaaaccttCATTCCTTGTGACACAAGTTAACCTAATTGTTTGTGTAaaccatatatttaaaataacactgATACTCttacactttttaaaaaatttccttaaattcccaatatatatttacatacaaaatttatagaaaattacATATCACACAACTTAAGATATAGAAAAATTCTGTGAAAAAAAATCGTATAGAAAATGGGAATCATTAACTAGTCACCGATGATGCATCGATTTGTTTTATATGTGTATATGTAATAATTACCTTAGAATGGTTATTGACCGATGAAGCAAAAATGACACGAGAGTGTTTCCGACCAATCACCACCGCAGGAGTTCTGGGAGGAGCTCGGCTCTCAGGGAAAGCTCTAAAGAGACCGCAAGAAGCTGTGCTCGACAGTTGCATAGCCGCCATATTCATCAATCAGAGAAACAATTTTCTTCTCAATTTagctttttgaaaatatttttgttttgtctgaAATTTTCGAAGTCTCGTCGTTCTCATCTTTCGCATATGTCTACATTGCAAATTTATAGGGCCAGTA is a window of Brassica napus cultivar Da-Ae unplaced genomic scaffold, Da-Ae ScsIHWf_2960;HRSCAF=3746, whole genome shotgun sequence DNA encoding:
- the LOC125602732 gene encoding dormancy-associated protein homolog 2-like; this translates as MGVLENLWDDVVAGPQPEARGRGHLRRISTGLTSLNNTKEATMVGGSASLPASPTTPATPGSGRKVDVWRSVFHPASNVTTREIGANVFDKPSHPNSPTVYDWLYSSETRSKHR